The Medicago truncatula cultivar Jemalong A17 chromosome 4, MtrunA17r5.0-ANR, whole genome shotgun sequence genome includes a region encoding these proteins:
- the LOC25492502 gene encoding dof zinc finger protein DOF3.6, translating to MVFSSIQGYVDPPNWHHQQPNHQQANGSDNTQLLPPLPPQVGGSTTGGGTMGSIRPGSMADRARLAKLPPPEPALKCPRCDSTNTKFCYFNNYSLTQPRHFCKTCRRYWTRGGALRNVPVGGGCRRNNKKNKRSRSKSPNSTNSQEKQTSSSSAIPSHHELIGHQLPQTIPNLPFMASMQNLNRYVVGNVNMGLGLREIQEQQQQQDHMGFQIGIGNGNSTSVSVSASSVAGGVGVEPWRNLQQFPFLNTFESNSSGNNPYTFQGESNIEAAAASGFVRDIASNSRANQEPPVKMEENRALNFSRTSLGVSEHNNQQQYYSWNDLSGSSSTHIL from the exons ATGGTTTTCTCTTCTATTCAAGGTTATGTAGATCCTCCTAATTGGCACCACCAG CAACCAAATCATCAGCAAGCAAATGGAAGTGATAACACTCAACTTCTTCCACCTTTACCACCTCAAGTGGGAGGTAGTACTACTGGTGGTGGTACTATGGGCTCGATCAGGCCCGGCTCCATGGCTGATCGAGCTCGTTTAGCAAAACTACCACCACCTGAACCAGCACTAAAGTGTCCTCGTTGCGATTCAACCAACACTAAATTTTGCTACTTCAACAACTACAGCCTCACTCAACCTCGTCACTTCTGCAAGACATGTAGGCGTTATTGGACAAGAGGGGGTGCACTTAGAAATGTTCCAGTTGGTGGAGGGTGTCGTAGaaacaacaagaaaaacaaaagaagccGTTCAAAATCTCCTAATTCAACAAATTCTCAAGAAAAACAAACTTCCTCATCAAGTGCAATCCCTTCTCATCATGAACTAATTGGTCATCAGCTACCACAAACAATTCCTAATCTACCTTTCATGGCCTCGATGCAGAATCTGAATCGTTATGTTGTTGGAAACGTTAACATGGGTCTTGGTTTGCGTGAGAtccaagaacaacaacaacaacaagatcaTATGGGGTTTCAAATTGGTATTGGTAATGGTAACTCAACTTCTGTTTCTGTTTCTGCTTCTTCTGTTGCTGGAGGTGTCGGAGTTGAACCATGGCGTAATTTGCAGCAATTTCCTTTCTTGAATACTTTCGAATCAAACTCTTCTGGAAATAATCCATATACTTTTCAAGGAGAAAGTAATATTGAAGCTGCTGCAGCATCTGGATTTGTTAGAGATATAGCTTCAAACTCTAGGGCTAATCAAGAGCCACCGgttaaaatggaagaaaatcgAGCTTTAAATTTTTCAAGAACATCTCTTGGTGTCTCTGAACATAATAACCAACAACAATACTATTCTTGGAATGATTTATCAGGCTCTTCAAGTACTCATATCTTGTAA